GGTAGTTCGTTTCACATGTGACTCGATCTGCAATTGTAGAATGGACTAGAAACTGCTCCTGTGACGTCTCGATGAGTTGGATTCTCCAGTTCGGAtactaaaaaaaggaactCGCTACAACGACAAACAAACTCCTAGAGCCAATGGATATGACTAATCTTGCTAATAAGTAGGCATATGGCGTATTCCGGTATTGCAATCACATGTGTTGGATACAGCGCACAATCGAGATCTAGGGAGACTGCAGAAGCAGTTTCCACTAAGTTGAGAGCCGTAGCAGGCCGAATAAAGAACCACCGTAGCTATTCGGCAGTAAAATAACGAAAGTAGGTAATCAAGGGAGTTGGATGGAAAACTCTTCACTGTAGTCGGTCTCTTTTGCGACAAAATTGTCGAAACGTATGCTCTGGGCTTATAGCTTCAGGAGTGTTTAATCGCTCCCATCCTTGACCTTCGATCGTGGCATTGAGCAAAGTCGCATGTAATCGTTACTAGAGATAGCAGAAGACACATGTCGCTTCTGGTGATGAGAGCCATATATTTCTTGAAGCGTCTGGATGTACTTGTGGCATCAATATGTGCAAAGTATGCGTAGAGGCTGAGAAAGTAATAGAACTGTATCATTACAATTATGATGACTATATACATGAGATACTAGCATTTAGAGCCTGCAGTTTTAACCACCACGCCGCATCTTCTGATACATCCCCCATACGCCTTTGATCAATCCCTCTACCGCATTGGGATCTCCCATGTACCCCTCTCCTGGATTTCCATCTTGATCTCTCCAAACTCCATCCTCGGACACTCGCCCAAAGAGCCTTGTGTTCTGGTTTCTCTCGATGCCATCTCTCCACTTGAGACATATTTCAGGACTGTCGACCATGACATTAATTTCCTGGCTATGAAACCAAGATTGGGTATCCTGGTTGCCGCTTCCTTGTACTCCAACACTGTCATCTGCAATAAGAAGCTTTACGTGACAAGTTCTAGTTCGGAAGCTTTGATGAATTGGATGATCTTGATCTTTGCCAACATAGTCGTATATATGCAGCAACTTGCGCTCCGGCCCATCCTTTGGCAGGAGAGAAAGCAGGCTTCCCGCAGCTTGTTCATTTGTTCCTCCTTGGCTTGGTATAATCTCCCCGGCGTCGTTGTATCCGAAGCAGACATAATACGTGACTTCAACGCCGCGTTTTAACGCCGCAGCCAATGCTGGGATAAGTGGAGCAGCATTTAAATCCGGTGTTTGGATAAAGATGCTCTCTTTAGCATTGCGTATGAGAGAGAGCCATGCTTCATTTTGCGGCACAAAGACATTTTTTGAGTCGACATTTCCATAGGGGGGGCGTGATACCATGGCTATAGGGACTGGGTAATCCGTGGAAGTTGCTATATATGGCGTCATTTCGTGCCCGTCAGGAATTTCAGGGCCTGTGGGTGGAATTGGGCTCTTGATGGCAAGGTTCAGCTGGCGATTTGTAGCTTGAAGGCGAGTTTCACCTGACTTGGTGGAATAGCATGATTGCATTCTTGCGATTTCCCCGGCAAGATCAGCGTCGTAGTGAGGATCTTCCGGCGTATGTTCCGGAAGAGCTGATAGCGATTGGCCAGCTGCCGCGATGTGCTGTTGATCTATGCCAGATCCCCGATCCAGGTAAAGAGGCTCTTGGCTCGACGTTGGTAGTCCACCTtcggctgctggagaattATGtgaagggagaggagggtCCAATTGATGCTTCCATGTGATTAATGCCGAGTCGTATATGCTGTCGACAATTGGACCCTCTAAATgcgtcatcatctccatgttGGCGTTGTCCTCCATATTGTTGCTCATTACTACCGCTATCTTGCGATCGACGACGCAAAATTTAGCGTGCAGGGTGCCCAGCACCATCTTATGCAGACTAACCACCTCCATATCCAGATTGGGCACCTCTTCAGGAGCAGGCAGTTGAACTTTCTTAGAAGAGTATGTTGACGGGCTCACGCGCTGATGCGGATCAATCGCACTCCCCGCGGTTGCTTTGTCGTACATTAATTTCACAACAACCCTTTGTTTCCTTTCACCGGCTCGCCTGGATAGCTCAATGAGCGAGTTTCTGATTAGTCTCTGAGCAACTGAAGGCGACCAGTTGCAAGTTATGAAAATGACCTCTGTCTCGGCCCGCACGATGACATTAGAAACATGGCGAATGACATCCACCAGAGGTGCAATAACAGTCAACGGCACTGTTCCATGCGAGCCCATCAATGGGGGAGACACCACGCTGGACAGAGGATCCGCGTCCAGACATCGCAGAGAGTCTGCAAATGCCTGGAGGAACAAAGGGCTTGGTGTTGTAGGGCCCCACTGGCCGCATTGCAGGGCCGAGGACAGCGTCGCGGGATCTGGCAGCGGTCGATTATCGTCTGGGTTGCGGCGGAGATCTTTCTCAAGATGCCCGTATAATTGCTCCACGAACTTTCCGGGCGCTTCAGCCGGACTTTTTGCTAGAAGCGAACTGACTGTGTCGGGAGCTTGGCACAGCCTCACCACGTTTTCAGATACCGCCATTATTGTGGTGCGGGGTTATCGCATAAGACGGGCTGAGAGAGCGATTTATCCGTAGGAACAGCTTCACAAATGTAGATGGATAGATGAAAAGGACAAGATGTTGTAGCCTCGTGCAATGAATTTGTTCGAGATGCTTGGCATTCTCTGTTTCAATGCTCATGTGGGGTTATCGAAACGTCATAGAGCGCCGTGGCGCCCTAAAACTTGACGTTTCTTTCATCCCGTCAGCATCCCGTCAACCTGGAGTCTGAACTTCGATGGATTGCACAGACCTTAGTGGGTGGTGTTGCCGGATTGCCGTTTGAGTGTCCCAGAACGTCGCTAGGCTGGCCGAAATTCCGATCGAGCCAGGCCGGTGTGGATCTGACAACCTGGCACCTGGGGAGGCGCTTCAGGACATTGGAAAAGACTCTGGGCGAATGAATGTGGTATATGTGAGAAGCTGCATCGTGGCAGTGCCGTGAAACTAGCTGCTTTGAAGGCATCGCCACGGCTGGAATAGGAAACTCCCCCATAAATGGTCTCGGAATGATCCGTGTCTTGGCAAGAACACGGTGCATGCATATCCGCGCCCACGATCCTTGTCCAGGTACTATGGCTCGCTAAAAGTCTCCAAGCATGGCGCCGATCTGCGTCATCATTGGAGATCCTGGCTCCGCTATGCAGCCTTGCAAACGTAATTGAGTCGTAGCTTGACGCACCAGCTGCCATATGTATAAGTGGCTGAGGTGGCGTTCGACTCCAAGGCTGCTTCAAGTGACACGTGCTTGAGCCTCTCACCAGTAATCCAATGCTGAGACAAGCGTCAAAGGCGAGTGGAGAACCAGGCTTTCCATGATTGATGGGATCAATTCGTAATATGCGCCGTGTATAAATTGGCGCCCGGTAGATCTTAGGCTAGATCTTTTCTCGATAGCTCGATAGCTCGATAGCTCGATAGCCGAGAAGCAGCCATACGCCACGAATATGCAGCCAGATAACGGAGGCGTTGGCTAGTTTCCGCATCAATGTCACTGCGAACGTGCCTGAACAGAACCAATAATGATCCATTCAGTCATGTATCAGAGCTTTAAAATACCAGGATTTTAGAAGTATATAACTCAATGGTAAGTAATATTGGACAACCAGTAGCAGTCGGCAAGCATCCATCTCGGCCATGGACCCTGCGCCCATTCACTTAGACTTAACCCCTCCTTCGTGGAATTATATGGTTCCTTCTTGCGAAATTCTTGGGACAAGAGAAGGAGACAGAACGTGAGAATGCCGCCGATTTAGGCAAAAATAATTCAGCTCCAGGAAATTCTCAGAGTCGAGATTGCTTTTTGAAACTGGATACTGCTTTTCTCTCTACCAAGGCAAAACCGCGAAAATCAAATACGCTTTCCGTTTTCTAGAGGCCACAATGAGTAATTTATTACTCTGGAGGAAGCCAGTGCTGCCTTTAATTGTTTGCATAGCAAAAGAACATATATATCATCCTTCTCTGTGCCAAACTCATTATTGTACCTGACCACCGCACCTCAAATGCAAACGAGTTAATATTGGggtcaaaaagaagaagataagaaGAATTCATTTTAAATCTGATAACTGTATTTACGCAAGAGATCATATGCGAATGGCATAGGTACTTATTGCCATAGGCCATGACAAGAAAGTAGTAGCTGAGCTGCCAGTGGTGATTGATGACGATGTAAATGTAAGACCTAACGGAGGGCCTAGCGCCGCTGTATATAATCAAATGGAAAAGAGATTATAGGGCTACGAAGCAACTGTTGGAAGAAGGAGCAACTCTTTAATTACAGATTTCAAAGTGCACAATGCCACTACCTACGCTTTCGAAATTGTTGGAAAAGTAATATTCAGGAGGAGATTGCCAAGATCAAGTTCGATGCGGCGAAAATGATGAGCACTTATTATCTTTTCAAATCATGTACTACTCTTGATGGGGCCATTGGTGACATTTTCATATTCTTCGATACTGTACGCATCCAAACAATGCAAGGGCGTCTGTCTTCTAAGGATAGCACCATGCTGGAATTTCTCGTCACCTCGACTTGACGCACGCCTTATTGAGTTTGTTATTCTCATTTTCAATTAGCTCCATTTGAGACAGATTATGAGAATATCAAATAATTCCAGCTTGTGGCCCGATGCATCTCAGGAGGGCAACAAATGCATACTTCGAACTGCACGAAGTATGCATTTGTTGCCCACCTGAGATGCATCGGGCCAACatgctgtttcttttttcttttgggaaaaaaaaaagacgtgTCAGTAGAATTAATCCCGTGATAACCCCGTAATAGCATTATGGCCAACTCTAATTCAAGAATCTTACGAATTATAAGTCATACATGATGAATAAAGTTTTCATTCAAGTATAAATTTGACAGATGCGAGTTGAGTGGGGGGCGGGATTTCATTCaggtaataaaaagtatacaACTGGTTATTCCTAGCTGTCAATGAGCAAGTATGAGTTTAACTTTATCATTTGTATATATAAGGAGTGTCCATAATTTATATCATAAACTTTATGTCCAGATTGAGCTGTCAAACAATGCAA
The Trichoderma asperellum chromosome 7, complete sequence DNA segment above includes these coding regions:
- a CDS encoding uncharacterized protein (EggNog:ENOG41); translated protein: MAVSENVVRLCQAPDTVSSLLAKSPAEAPGKFVEQLYGHLEKDLRRNPDDNRPLPDPATLSSALQCGQWGPTTPSPLFLQAFADSLRCLDADPLSSVVSPPLMGSHGTVPLTVIAPLVDVIRHVSNVIVRAETEVIFITCNWSPSVAQRLIRNSLIELSRRAGERKQRVVVKLMYDKATAGSAIDPHQRVSPSTYSSKKVQLPAPEEVPNLDMEVVSLHKMVLGTLHAKFCVVDRKIAVVMSNNMEDNANMEMMTHLEGPIVDSIYDSALITWKHQLDPPLPSHNSPAAEGGLPTSSQEPLYLDRGSGIDQQHIAAAGQSLSALPEHTPEDPHYDADLAGEIARMQSCYSTKSGETRLQATNRQLNLAIKSPIPPTGPEIPDGHEMTPYIATSTDYPVPIAMVSRPPYGNVDSKNVFVPQNEAWLSLIRNAKESIFIQTPDLNAAPLIPALAAALKRGVEVTYYVCFGYNDAGEIIPSQGGTNEQAAGSLLSLLPKDGPERKLLHIYDYVGKDQDHPIHQSFRTRTCHVKLLIADDSVGVQGSGNQDTQSWFHSQEINVMVDSPEICLKWRDGIERNQNTRLFGRVSEDGVWRDQDGNPGEGYMGDPNAVEGLIKGVWGMYQKMRRGG